CACACCCGCTCCTGTCCGGAAAGCCGGGTTCAGTGGAGCTGGACACGCGGGCAAGCTCTGTGGCACCCTAAAGCTGTTCTCCCTGCAGAgagtgacagagggacacagctcccATCTTGGTGATAGAACAGCTGGCAAAGGGACTCATCATTGCcagtccctgggtgtccccagtgtcatcTGGGCAGTGGCTGTAGGCACACGGATTGGGGTGGCAGGACAAAAGTGGCACCGAGGTCTATCACTGCAGTGGGTTAGGGGGGTTTGGGTCCACTGTGCTTGATGTGTCCCACCAGCCCTGGTCTCACCCTAATAATCCTCCCCATAAATCCACACACTGGGAAAAAACCACAAGGGAGAGTCCTGAGTGGCTTTTGGGAGGTCATGGCTCAGAAAGAGACACAAGTCGAATAGCTGGCAGCCAAAGTAGTGCcccagtgtggggctggggtctcagctcctcagctcaGTCATTGTGTACATTTTCCCCAAGCCTTCACGTTTATGGGGGGTCCTTCTGGCAGACAAAGGGAGGATGAGAAGGCTGTaattcccctcctccccagaaCAGATTGAAGGGCACACCAAGACCCCTCTCTCCCAAAAGGAATTGCACAGCTGCACATGAGGAGACAGCTGAGATTTCTGCAAGCTCCAGGCTTGGCCCGGTTCACgctgcccctccctgggcacccccaggtGCTCTCAGGCCTGGTAGAGGGGCACTACGCGGTCAATGGGCCCCCGGCAGATGGGGCAGAGGCGGGTGGGCAAGGCTTGGAAGCAGcggaagcagcagcagatgtggcCGCAGCCCAGGAGGACGCACTCGCGGGGCCGCGATAGGCAGACCACGCAGGAGTCCTCGGGCGCCCGGTCACCGCCCTCCTCCCCATCCAGCTCCttgtcctcctgctgctgcctggggcgGGAGCGGCGGTAGGCGCGGCACAGGGCGTGCAGGAGGACGGCCAGCCCCGCTGCCGCGCACAGCAACGCTGCCCCCTTCCAGAGCCCGCTGGCCGACTCCAGCTCCGACAGCACCGTCTGCCAGTCCCCCAGGCTCAGGAAAAACTCGCCTCCCTGGGCCGGCGGCTGGAGGTGCAGGGAGCCGTCGGGTTGCAGGGACAACTCCCCGATGCCCGTCAGCCCGGCCCCCACCCGCAGCATCTCCTCTGTCTCCAGGATACCCTTGGGCTTCTCCCCGATCAGGTACTGGCCCAGCAGGTCACGGAAGCCGTGGGATGGCTGCTGGAACCGCTCGTACACCATCTCCAGGGGCAGGCAGACGGCTTGGAGTGGGCTGTCCACACTCACCTGCGTGGCTGCCTCAGGGCCTGGCGAGGCCAGCAGGAAGGGGACTGTGTAGATCTGCTCTGAGAGCACCCGCTCGCTCTCGCTCCTGCAAGCGCAGAGGGTTGGGGTGCAGAGAATCACAGCATCAGTTAGGTTGACTTCTGAGACCATCATGTTCAGCCTATGACTGAATATCAGCctgtcaactagaccatggcactaaaTGCTATGTCTAGTCTTTCCTCAAACACCTCCAAGGATGTcaactccaccacctccctggtgGTGGTGAAACCTGGTAGTCaagcctcctgctccctggaCAGCTcattccaatgtctaatcaTCCTCCATATGAAGTTCTTCCTAATCTCTAAccaaaacctcccctgacacagcttgaggccatttcctcttgtcttgtcactggttgcctgggagaagaggctgatccccacctggatacagcctcctttcaggggGTTGCAGAGAGCAATAAGGCCACCTCAGAGTCTCCTGCAGgctaaacatccccagctccctcagctgctcctcatcagacatgtgctccagcccttcaccagcccagctgcccttctctggacctgctccagcaaCTCAATGGCCTTCCTGAGTTGAGTgacccagaactggacacaggactcAAGGTGTAGCCTCACCAGTGCAGGGGATGATCACTGCCCTGTTCCTGCTGGCCACAACACAGAGAAGCTCTGAGCTCTCAGTGCTGAGCTAAGCATAGGGACTAAAGTCTTTAACCAAGTTATTTTCTGCCTCTCAATGGCCCCAGACAATGGGGTCTGGACTCGCTGCTGCAAGCCCCCTCCTGCGGCCCCTTCCCATCACTCACCAGCTCCGGGCCAAGCTGTTCCAGATCAGCCGatgctccttcagctgcagtttctggatcacgccctgcagcccctcatgGTAGTGGCTGGTCagtgcagcctgggctggcagcactaTGCCTACGGACAAGGGATGTGTCACAGCCAAAAGAGGAGATCCTGGCCCTTGTCCCTTGTGCGGGGCCACAGGGTGTCCTTACCTTCCAGGGCAACATAAGGCAGGCACCGCCCCTCAGCTGCAGACACCAGGGCAGGCAAATTGTCATCGACCTGGAGCTTTGGGGCCTCCTGGAAAAGCATGGACTCAGTGTGAGCATGGGCAGGGACGGGGCAGTGAGTAGGCCAAGAATGGCTCTGTGGAGACCTCTGGCCTGCAGGATGTGGCCTGCTCAGATCTGCATGTCATGAAGTCACCAGAGGATGGAGAAGGCTGCAGGCATCAGTGTGTGCACACAAATCAAAGCATGAagggcagcaaggaagagacaGTGCCAGGAAAGGGCATCTAAGAGACAGGGCTACCTGTATGCGTGCCACGACTCTGGATTTCCTCCTGTACAGGTAATAGAAGAGGCCAGAGAAGGCGAGGCTGGAgcccagacacagcagctccccaggagtGATGGGTTTGTCCATGGTGCCAGGCTTGGGCGACAACGCCTGCAAGGTGAGCGTGTTGTCTGGGGAATGGGGCCATGTCACCCATGACAGGGACATCCCACTGCCCCTATTCTGAAGGCAGGggtgtccctggatccctgtccccaaagcGGTGCTTTGTCTCATTGCCCCTGACCCCAAGGCAGAGGTGCTCCTCCAACCCTGTCCCCACGCTCTGCCGCCCCAGGGCCAAGCCCGCCCACAGCGCCAGCGGGGACAGCTCACCTCCAGCACCCACAGGTGCCCGGTACCCGGCTCGACCCTGCATCCCGGGCCCAGCCGGGGCCCAGTCCCGCAAACGGGATCGGGCCGAGGCCCAGCACCCGTGACTCAGCCCGGGGCCTGGCCCAGGCTCCCACCCGGGTCCGGCCCCCCGATCTGTCCCGGCCCTGCCCCCGGCTCggtcccggcccggcccggccccgccgccgcgcccggCCCCGATGCCCCCGTACCCCCGAGGCGCCCAAGGCCCGGACCCTGGCCCTACCGCgcttcctgctgggaaatgtAGTCTAGCCCTCGCCGTGAGGCGGCCGCTCTGCCGTAACCGAACTACCCCTCCCAGCGTCCCTCATGCTGAACTACAGTTCCTGACGTGCCCTGCGTCctctgcaggcaggcagaacTACGAGTCCCAGCAGCCTTTGCGAGCGCCTCTGTCCGCGGCCGAGGCGTCCCGCGGGGTCCCGGTACCGGGAGTTCGGGAGACCCCGGCGTGGGGCGGGCCCCGGAAGCTCGGAGTGGAGGCTCGGGGCAGGCAGGGAATTCCCTTGGCTCTGAGTCGTCTCCACTAGCCTTGCTGTGTTCTTCCCCACACCTCGCTTCCCTCATTCTGGCGATGTCCACACAGACATGTCGCCACCGCTCCCCTCCCTCGAGGTGTCTCACCTCCCACGGGTCTCCAGCCCCGCAATCGCCCCCCACAGCGGTCCggatccccctctccccccGCCCCGGCACCGccaaggacctggagctgctggagtaaGTGGAAACTGCTTTTAATCGTTAAATAAACTCGGCGACAGCCACCCACAGCTGAAGGCA
This portion of the Haemorhous mexicanus isolate bHaeMex1 chromosome 10, bHaeMex1.pri, whole genome shotgun sequence genome encodes:
- the LOC132331821 gene encoding mitochondrial ubiquitin ligase activator of nfkb 1-A-like, producing the protein MDKPITPGELLCLGSSLAFSGLFYYLYRRKSRVVARIQEAPKLQVDDNLPALVSAAEGRCLPYVALEGIVLPAQAALTSHYHEGLQGVIQKLQLKEHRLIWNSLARSWSESERVLSEQIYTVPFLLASPGPEAATQVSVDSPLQAVCLPLEMVYERFQQPSHGFRDLLGQYLIGEKPKGILETEEMLRVGAGLTGIGELSLQPDGSLHLQPPAQGGEFFLSLGDWQTVLSELESASGLWKGAALLCAAAGLAVLLHALCRAYRRSRPRQQQEDKELDGEEGGDRAPEDSCVVCLSRPRECVLLGCGHICCCFRCFQALPTRLCPICRGPIDRVVPLYQA